One window of Pseudacidobacterium ailaaui genomic DNA carries:
- a CDS encoding O-antigen ligase family protein — protein MESYLSTEASVSIYPWKLDAWRYAFRTTGIPGLALLCLLLGTMIQYADPSSAGPAHTSTTMLVLVRGPLCVAAFLLLLFQPRAPRLHLRDARVVFLLFAAFYLVSTLWSTEHKGTLGKGLEICLAGVVFWETSREENALQRVNALRQIILLVISLVAVVTVCGYLVHIHAFIQNRPGIFTRTTAQAPFLSGNGLGYVSSALFLVVFAEWQANRLARGTAFCQMAYAMFLFAFAASRTSFAILILSVIFVVARKSGTLGAVLTAILFALGLAFQDQIMVALQGKEATSDFTTLSGRTVMWTAAIRQWQQHPVLGAGGGVGGKETLKHIGDIYLQTASSLHNGFMELLTGLGAIGFGLGIYLLILATLLTWQAWRDHPEYAGIYVLIIHVWMTTVMSTGVLGWMGYEMAFFLCILTNVDLVRRQSVRTYYPVFSVTQLSEQAGFAK, from the coding sequence ATGGAATCCTATTTAAGTACAGAAGCGTCGGTGTCTATTTACCCCTGGAAACTGGATGCCTGGCGCTACGCTTTCCGGACAACTGGAATCCCAGGGCTCGCTTTGCTTTGCCTGCTTTTGGGGACCATGATCCAGTATGCGGACCCTTCCAGCGCCGGACCCGCACACACAAGCACCACGATGCTGGTCCTGGTGCGTGGGCCTTTGTGCGTGGCCGCCTTTCTGCTCCTTCTTTTTCAGCCTCGTGCCCCGCGTCTTCACTTACGGGATGCGCGTGTTGTCTTCCTTTTGTTCGCCGCTTTTTATCTGGTTTCCACTTTGTGGTCCACGGAGCATAAAGGGACATTAGGCAAAGGTCTGGAGATATGCCTGGCCGGAGTTGTGTTCTGGGAGACCAGCCGGGAAGAGAATGCTTTGCAGCGTGTCAATGCTCTTCGCCAGATCATCCTTTTAGTCATTTCTCTTGTCGCTGTTGTTACAGTGTGCGGATATCTGGTCCACATCCATGCATTTATCCAAAACCGTCCGGGGATCTTTACGCGCACTACGGCCCAGGCGCCGTTCCTCTCTGGAAATGGGCTGGGATATGTATCGAGCGCCCTTTTCCTGGTTGTGTTTGCGGAATGGCAGGCCAACCGGCTTGCCCGCGGCACGGCGTTCTGCCAGATGGCATATGCGATGTTCCTTTTTGCCTTTGCTGCCAGCCGTACCTCCTTTGCGATTCTTATCCTCAGCGTCATCTTTGTAGTTGCTCGTAAATCAGGAACGCTTGGAGCAGTTCTCACTGCAATTCTGTTTGCACTTGGGTTGGCATTTCAGGACCAGATCATGGTTGCATTGCAGGGGAAAGAGGCAACCAGCGATTTTACGACGTTGAGCGGAAGGACTGTGATGTGGACTGCTGCCATCCGGCAGTGGCAGCAGCATCCGGTCCTGGGTGCAGGCGGAGGAGTTGGAGGAAAAGAGACACTCAAGCATATAGGCGACATTTACCTTCAAACGGCAAGCTCTTTGCACAATGGTTTTATGGAGCTGCTGACTGGTCTTGGTGCGATCGGCTTCGGGCTGGGAATTTATCTGCTGATCCTTGCTACCTTACTTACGTGGCAGGCATGGCGGGACCATCCCGAATATGCCGGTATCTATGTGCTCATTATCCATGTATGGATGACGACGGTGATGTCTACTGGCGTGTTGGGCTGGATGGGTTACGAGATGGCTTTTTTCCTGTGCATTCTTACGAATGTTGATCTCGTCCGGCGCCAGTCGGTCCGTACATATTATCCAGTGTTCAGCGTCACTCAGTTATCAGAGCAGGCTGGCTTTGCGAAATAG
- a CDS encoding polysaccharide biosynthesis/export family protein, with protein MRKIKIHKMARLWLRICLYTASCGAMLAQQAAPVGAVNASSSLPLTGSQQAHPTENSNSVLTAVPDDFSTLRLAPGFFLHVSVYDEPEFDTHTRVDEKGDISLPLLGSIHVGGKTIPEAQSEIQEKFRSSQILKDPQVTLNVEQYVSSSVTVLGEVQSPGRIQLLAPHNLLDVIGMAGGETNLAGDTIQVESHSENGTTVRTYHYSRGQNENEARNVMVSPGDVIRVQRAGIVYVLGAVNRPGGYVMQEDGSLNVAQAISLAMGTTMQARIGGIRVVRHDPSGNLSEIPIDYKDIVSGKQKPIQLEAEDIVYVPVSKLKSVFTAGSGIIGQTGAATIYAVK; from the coding sequence ATGAGGAAAATTAAGATCCACAAGATGGCGCGGCTTTGGTTGAGGATTTGTCTTTACACGGCCTCGTGTGGTGCTATGCTGGCCCAGCAGGCTGCCCCGGTTGGAGCGGTCAATGCTTCTTCCTCGTTGCCTCTTACCGGCAGTCAGCAGGCGCATCCCACTGAAAACTCCAATAGTGTTTTGACTGCAGTGCCAGATGATTTTTCCACTCTGCGCCTGGCGCCGGGGTTCTTTCTGCACGTTTCTGTTTATGACGAACCAGAATTTGATACGCACACACGGGTCGATGAAAAGGGCGACATCAGTCTTCCGCTTTTAGGGAGCATTCATGTTGGCGGAAAGACCATTCCGGAGGCACAGTCGGAGATCCAGGAAAAGTTTCGGAGCTCGCAGATTTTAAAAGATCCGCAAGTGACCCTCAACGTAGAGCAATATGTATCTTCTAGTGTTACAGTGCTGGGCGAGGTGCAATCTCCGGGGCGGATCCAGTTATTGGCACCACACAACCTGCTGGACGTCATCGGAATGGCAGGAGGTGAGACCAATCTGGCAGGGGACACGATCCAGGTGGAGAGCCATTCAGAAAATGGAACGACCGTGCGCACCTATCATTATTCACGAGGACAGAACGAGAATGAAGCGCGGAATGTGATGGTCTCTCCCGGAGACGTAATCAGGGTCCAGCGGGCTGGTATTGTCTATGTCCTTGGCGCGGTCAATCGTCCGGGAGGGTACGTTATGCAGGAGGACGGTTCACTGAATGTGGCCCAGGCGATTTCCCTTGCCATGGGGACCACCATGCAAGCCAGGATTGGCGGCATCCGAGTTGTACGTCACGATCCAAGCGGAAATCTTTCTGAAATACCCATAGATTACAAAGACATTGTGAGTGGAAAGCAAAAGCCAATTCAATTAGAGGCGGAAGACATCGTCTATGTGCCGGTAAGTAAGCTAAAGTCTGTGTTCACGGCGGGCTCCGGCATTATCGGACAAACAGGTGCGGCCACCATCTATGCGGTGAAGTAG
- a CDS encoding GumC family protein, translated as MDNRISSDKEGSLKDIWLVLRKRKWWIFSFCLGGIALAVLACIVLTNQYSSTATVQVGKDETVEVQLSSNAGPSLSESDVKTDIATHMAVLQSDSTALAVIDKLHLESYKPFAFKPTLLGWITGSNRRIENELNQHLPLSESPARRERLLAIFAKKLTVKNPPDTRLITVTFLNPNPQLAARIANALVDEYVKFESESRSSREATQWLETQLQELKQKMDDSQQALSDYERETGLNSLLLNSIGASGGAGAVTHIPVLDKLDALNQELTQAEANRVAKEAIYHLTQTKDSNIVADLASSSLPQIATSSAITQGNGLELLQNLRQQKAQLELAYSDASTKYGARNPRILELQSQLANVNKQIADELEQINLRARNDYALALKNEEGLRAAFAAQQAAASKLNESTVKLQMLAQQASSSRQLYEALYGQLQEANVQAGLRATNIKIADSARPSATPARPNPPLYVAIGLAAGMLFGVSTAFLREHMDETVRTHLQLQPLTRLPVLASVPRVHDSLPEQKSERGFLPKRIGKTSPLLAKPKSALAESYRTLRTSIALAAAGRPLHTLLVTSPLAGEGKTSVSYNVAIAFACAGKKVLLVDADLRHPQLHEYFNCSQSPGLSEVLADDKPSAALIQPHPTVRNLFLLPAGEASAATSELLGSAKLDDLLSVLKQSYGLIIIDSAPVLLTADAVALAAKVDATLGVVRAGVTNKVAVERAASVLERASSRAMGFVLNGVNTDSVEYYTAYGHNGGGKYYEEN; from the coding sequence ATGGATAACAGGATCTCGTCTGATAAGGAGGGTTCTCTCAAGGACATCTGGCTGGTTTTGCGGAAGCGCAAATGGTGGATTTTTTCGTTTTGCCTCGGTGGTATCGCGCTTGCCGTTCTGGCCTGTATCGTGTTGACCAATCAGTACAGCAGTACGGCCACCGTCCAGGTGGGAAAAGACGAGACGGTCGAGGTCCAACTTAGTTCCAATGCCGGGCCTTCTCTGAGTGAGAGCGATGTGAAAACAGATATTGCTACTCATATGGCGGTGTTACAGAGCGACAGCACGGCCCTGGCTGTGATTGATAAGTTGCACCTTGAAAGTTATAAGCCTTTTGCCTTTAAGCCGACGCTGCTGGGCTGGATTACTGGTAGCAATCGCCGCATTGAAAATGAATTGAATCAGCATTTGCCCTTAAGTGAGTCGCCAGCGAGGCGAGAGCGATTGCTGGCAATCTTTGCTAAGAAGCTTACAGTCAAGAACCCTCCAGATACGCGACTTATAACGGTGACCTTTCTGAATCCGAATCCGCAGCTTGCGGCCAGAATTGCCAATGCTTTGGTGGATGAATATGTAAAGTTTGAATCTGAATCCCGCTCTTCTCGGGAGGCCACGCAATGGCTGGAAACGCAATTGCAGGAATTAAAGCAGAAAATGGATGATTCTCAGCAGGCGCTTTCCGATTATGAGCGCGAGACTGGTTTGAACAGCCTTCTGCTCAACTCAATCGGAGCCTCAGGTGGTGCGGGAGCAGTCACACATATTCCGGTGCTGGATAAGCTGGATGCTCTGAACCAGGAGCTGACTCAGGCAGAAGCCAACCGGGTAGCAAAGGAAGCGATTTATCATCTGACGCAAACGAAAGATTCAAACATTGTGGCAGACCTGGCGTCGAGCTCCCTGCCGCAGATTGCTACGTCTTCAGCAATCACACAAGGGAATGGCCTGGAGCTATTGCAGAACCTCCGTCAGCAGAAGGCCCAATTGGAACTAGCGTATTCCGATGCCAGCACGAAATATGGGGCGCGGAATCCTCGAATTCTGGAATTACAGAGCCAGCTTGCAAATGTAAATAAGCAGATTGCAGATGAGCTTGAGCAGATCAATCTGCGTGCAAGGAATGACTATGCTCTCGCATTAAAGAACGAAGAGGGTCTGCGTGCAGCCTTTGCTGCCCAACAAGCTGCGGCCAGCAAGCTGAATGAGAGCACGGTAAAGCTGCAAATGCTTGCGCAGCAGGCTTCGTCCAGCCGTCAGTTATATGAGGCGCTCTATGGACAACTACAGGAAGCCAACGTGCAGGCGGGACTGCGCGCAACCAACATTAAAATTGCAGATTCTGCGCGGCCTTCGGCGACCCCGGCGCGTCCTAATCCTCCGTTATATGTTGCGATTGGTCTTGCTGCGGGAATGTTATTTGGTGTGTCCACTGCATTCTTGCGTGAGCACATGGATGAAACCGTCAGGACTCACCTGCAATTGCAACCATTGACGAGATTGCCCGTTCTCGCCAGCGTTCCCCGGGTCCACGACAGTTTGCCTGAGCAGAAAAGTGAACGCGGGTTTCTGCCTAAGAGGATCGGAAAGACCAGCCCGCTCCTGGCGAAGCCAAAGTCTGCGTTGGCAGAATCTTACCGGACTTTGCGTACTTCCATTGCACTTGCAGCCGCAGGGCGGCCTTTGCATACGCTGCTGGTGACCAGCCCTCTGGCGGGAGAAGGGAAAACATCGGTTTCCTATAATGTTGCCATTGCGTTTGCGTGTGCCGGCAAAAAGGTGCTTTTGGTAGATGCTGACCTGCGTCACCCACAGCTTCACGAATATTTCAACTGCAGTCAGTCTCCTGGGTTGAGTGAGGTGCTGGCTGATGATAAGCCAAGTGCGGCGTTGATCCAGCCCCATCCTACAGTGCGCAATTTGTTTCTTCTTCCAGCGGGAGAAGCCTCTGCGGCAACGAGTGAGCTGCTTGGTTCAGCAAAGTTGGATGATCTGTTGAGTGTACTGAAGCAGTCCTATGGCCTCATCATCATCGACAGTGCACCGGTACTGCTGACCGCCGATGCTGTGGCTCTGGCGGCCAAAGTAGATGCCACCCTTGGAGTGGTCAGGGCGGGCGTCACGAACAAGGTGGCCGTAGAGCGGGCTGCTTCCGTTCTGGAACGCGCAAGCAGCCGTGCGATGGGTTTTGTTCTGAATGGAGTCAATACTGATTCAGTGGAGTACTACACAGCCTATGGCCATAATGGCGGAGGGAAGTACTATGAGGAAAATTAA
- a CDS encoding WecB/TagA/CpsF family glycosyltransferase, with protein MSATLNDRVNILGVGVSVLDVSTAVETVNSFLHSGKKGYICVTGMHGIMEAQTDPEFRQIQNNSLITTPDGIPTVWIGHLMGHKNMKQVAGPNFMMEVCAAAAKNGSKHFLYGGKPGVAELLKKTLTERFPGLQIVGTYTPPFRPLNAEEEAELFRMLQESGADVLWCGISTPKQERFMAKYIDRLPVKLMIGVGAAFDINSGLLKDSPEWAKRCGLQWFHRLCQEPRRLWRRYLLNIPRFVYLYMLQWVGLRSYELDLPKRSAHSLARS; from the coding sequence ATGAGTGCAACGCTAAATGACAGAGTAAATATCCTCGGCGTCGGAGTCAGCGTATTAGACGTCTCCACTGCGGTGGAAACAGTAAATTCATTTTTGCACTCAGGGAAAAAAGGCTATATCTGCGTTACAGGCATGCACGGGATCATGGAAGCGCAAACAGACCCCGAATTCCGGCAAATCCAGAACAACTCACTGATAACCACACCGGACGGGATCCCGACTGTCTGGATAGGACACCTGATGGGCCACAAAAACATGAAACAGGTGGCCGGCCCTAATTTCATGATGGAAGTATGCGCAGCGGCCGCAAAGAATGGCTCGAAGCACTTTCTATATGGAGGCAAACCAGGTGTCGCTGAGCTTTTAAAGAAGACCCTCACCGAACGGTTTCCGGGATTGCAAATTGTTGGGACTTACACCCCGCCCTTCCGTCCCTTAAATGCCGAGGAAGAGGCCGAACTATTCCGAATGCTCCAGGAATCTGGCGCTGATGTACTGTGGTGCGGCATTAGCACACCAAAGCAAGAACGATTTATGGCGAAATATATCGACAGGCTTCCCGTCAAGCTCATGATTGGTGTCGGTGCTGCCTTTGATATCAACAGCGGTCTGCTGAAAGACTCTCCGGAATGGGCAAAGCGTTGCGGTCTACAGTGGTTTCACCGCCTGTGTCAAGAGCCCAGGAGGCTATGGCGCCGCTATCTTTTGAATATTCCCCGCTTTGTATATTTGTACATGCTGCAGTGGGTGGGGCTACGCTCTTATGAGCTGGATCTGCCGAAGAGATCAGCCCACAGCCTGGCGCGCAGCTAA
- a CDS encoding DUF3309 domain-containing protein, with amino-acid sequence MAVMVTILLIILILMLIGAFPAWPYSRSWGYYPSGGVGLILLIVIILLLLRVI; translated from the coding sequence ATGGCTGTCATGGTGACAATTCTGCTTATCATCTTAATTCTGATGCTGATTGGAGCTTTTCCTGCGTGGCCTTATAGCCGCAGTTGGGGATATTATCCGAGTGGCGGGGTCGGACTGATCCTTCTCATCGTGATTATTTTGTTGCTGCTCCGCGTTATCTAG